The Streptomyces taklimakanensis nucleotide sequence CAGCTGGACGAGGCCGCCCAGGTCGTGGGCGCCGAGGTGGGAGCCCTGGCGAAGATCCTGGTGGAGGAGGAACTGTGCGCGAGCCTGACCCCCGAGTTGTCCTCGGGCTACACCGATCTCGTCATGAGCGCCTGATCCTCACCAGCGCGCTGGAACTCGGTGTCGAGGCGATCGACACCAGTTTCAACTACCACGGCTTCTCGGCCCACACCGCCCTGGCGGAGGTGGGGGGCGACCTCCTGCCCCGCTTCACGGTCTCCACCAAGGTCGGATTCTTCCCGGCCGCCGACGGGGTCGAGCACTCACTCGACCCCGGCAGGCTCCGGGCAGCGGTGGAACAGACCAACCGTGATCTCGGACGCGTCCCCGACCTGGTGTTCCTGCACAATCCGGAACGCTCCCTGCCCGAACGCTCCTCCGTTGGTCAGGAAGCGCTGGGTACGGCGTGCGCTGCCCTGGAGAGAGCCGCGGCGAACGGGCTGTGCGGGGCCTGGGGCGTCTCCTCATGGGACCCCCTCCCACTGCCCGGCCTCGTGGACGACACCATGCCCAGGCCCGACGTGCTCATGATTCGGGCGGGGCTCCTGGTTCCGATCGACGTCCTGGAGGCGTCGGAGGCCCTGGCAGCCCGATGGGACCTCGACGCCGAACGGCTCTGGGGCATGAGCCCCTTCGGCGGCGGGGCCGGAAATCCGCTGTGGGAGACGTTCGACCCACGGGTCTTCATCCAGAACCCTGACGACGACCTTTCCGCCGTACAGGCCGCGTTCCGCATCGCCTGCCGGCTGCCGCAGGTGGGGAAGGTCGCCGTCGGCACGGACGACCCGTCCCACCTGGCGGAGCTGGTCGCCGCCCTGCGGTACGAGGCGGATGTCGGCAGCCTGCGCACGTACCGGCGGCTTCTCCGCGAGCGGGCGGGCCGTCAGCCGGTCTGAAGTTCCTCCGCGATCCGTGCCGTTGTCCGGCGTGCCGGCTCCAGGCGGGGGTCCTCGGGGTGGGCGTCCGGGGCCAGGACCTTCGCGCAGACGAACAGGGTCATCAGCTTGCCGTCCCGGCTCTCCAGGTCGCGACGCCGCTCCTGGCGGACGCGTTCGGCCAGGGCCGGGACGGCGAGGGAGTTGCCCCACAG carries:
- a CDS encoding aldo/keto reductase, yielding MREPDPRVVLGLHRSRHERLILTSALELGVEAIDTSFNYHGFSAHTALAEVGGDLLPRFTVSTKVGFFPAADGVEHSLDPGRLRAAVEQTNRDLGRVPDLVFLHNPERSLPERSSVGQEALGTACAALERAAANGLCGAWGVSSWDPLPLPGLVDDTMPRPDVLMIRAGLLVPIDVLEASEALAARWDLDAERLWGMSPFGGGAGNPLWETFDPRVFIQNPDDDLSAVQAAFRIACRLPQVGKVAVGTDDPSHLAELVAALRYEADVGSLRTYRRLLRERAGRQPV